Proteins encoded together in one Lutra lutra chromosome 4, mLutLut1.2, whole genome shotgun sequence window:
- the LOC125097208 gene encoding proliferation-associated protein 2G4, giving the protein MSGEDEQQEQTIAEDLVVTKYKMGGDIANRVLRSLVEASCSGVSVLSLCEKGDAMIMEETGKIFKKEKEMKKGIAFPTSISVNNCVCHFSPLKSDQDYILKEGDLVKIDLGVHVDGFIANVAHTFVVDVAQGTQVTGRKADVIKAAHLCAEAALRLVKPGNQNTQVTEAWNKVAHSFNCTPIEGMLSHQLKQHVIDGEKTIIQNPTDQQKKDHEKAEFEVHEVYAVDVLVSSGEGKAKDAGQRTTIYKRDPSKQYGLKMKTSRAFFSEVERRFDAMPFTLRAFEDEKKARMGVVECAKHELLQPFNVLYEKEGEFVAQFKFTVLLMPNGPMRITSGPFEPELYKSEMEVQDAELKALLQSSASRKTQKKKKKKASKTAENATSGETLEENEAGD; this is encoded by the coding sequence atgTCGGGCGAGGACGAGCAGCAGGAGCAAACTATCGCCGAGGACCTGGTCGTGACCAAGTATAAGATGGGGGGCGACATCGCCAACCGGGTACTTCGGTCTTTGGTGGAAGCATCCTGCTCAGGTGTGTCGGTACTGAGCCTGTGTGAGAAAGGTGATGCCATGATTATGGAAGAGACAGGgaaaattttcaagaaagaaaaagaaatgaaaaaaggtaTTGCCTTTCCCACCAGCATTTCAGTAAATAACTGTGTATGTCACTTCTCCCCTTTGAAGAGCGACCAGGACTATATTCTCAAGGAAGGTGACTTGGTAAAAATTGACCTTGGGGTCCATGTGGATGGCTTCATCGCTAATGTGGCTCACACTTTTGTGGTTGACGTAGCTCAGGGGACCCAAGTAACAGGGCGGAAAGCAGATGTTATTAAGGCAGCTCACCTTTGTGCTGAAGCTGCCCTGCGCCTGGTCAAACCTGGAAACCAGAACACACAAGTGACAGAAGCCTGGAACAAGGTTGCCCACTCGTTTAATTGCACACCAATAGAAGGTATGTTGTCTCATCAGTTGAAGCAGCATGTCATCGATGGAGAGAAAACAATTATCCAGAATCCCACAGACCAGCAGAAGAAGGACCATGAAAAAGCTGAATTTGAGGTACATGAAGTATATGCCGTGGATGTGCTTGTCAGCTCAGGAGAGGGCAAGGCCAAGGATGCGGGACAGAGAACCACCATTTACAAACGAGACCCTTCTAAACAGTATGgtctgaaaatgaaaacttcacGTGCCTTCTTCAGTGAGGTTGAAAGGCGTTTTGATGCCATGCCATTTACTTTAAGAGCATTTGAAGACGAGAAGAAGGCCCGGATGGGTGTGGTGGAGTGCGCCAAACATGAACTGCTGCAGCCATTTAATGTTCTCTATGAGAAGGAGGGTGAATTTGTTGCCCAGTTTAAATTTACAGTCCTGCTCATGCCCAATGGCCCCATGCGGATAACCAGTGGTCCCTTTGAACCTGAACTCTACAAGTCTGAGATGGAGGTCCAAGATGCAGAGCTAAAGGCCCTCCTCCAGAGTTCTGCAAGTCGGaaaacccagaaaaagaaaaaaaagaaggcctcCAAGACTGCAGAGAATGCCACCAGTGGGGAAACATTAGAAGAGAATGAAGCTGGGGACTGA